The Rhodocytophaga rosea genome has a segment encoding these proteins:
- a CDS encoding ABC transporter permease, whose amino-acid sequence MLKKILLSFALARQNIVSRLFHTLLSVLGIVIGVAALVTILSMIDGMEKYAQEQITKTTSLKAVNIRTETHKNVNGVRLKKESYAYLDYSQFQQLVASLTHPAKTYLNFNQSHEVNLQGKNTPAGALTIGRAAPAATDVNMAYGRYFTKAEVDSQAKVAYVNHVLASHLMGKDSLSGLLRQKITFSNKEVQVIGILAPSEYPSEQAQLFTPITLFSKEELAAEPPFCTIIADEVEAVPAIKVQVEKWLSQQFKGKETDFVVATNEMRVKQAAQGFLLFRIVMGLIVGISVIVGGIGVMNVLLISVTERTVEIGVRKALGAKKQDILLQFLAESVSISLFGSFLGLVLGILSTMVIIPVIKMLTQAPFQAAYTLTTFLIIAAIAILIGIVFGTYPAVRAARLDPVEAIRRE is encoded by the coding sequence ATGCTAAAGAAAATATTGCTTTCATTCGCACTGGCCCGGCAGAATATTGTGTCGAGGTTGTTTCATACGTTACTTTCCGTATTAGGTATTGTGATTGGAGTGGCAGCATTGGTTACGATTCTTTCTATGATTGATGGAATGGAAAAGTATGCCCAGGAACAAATTACCAAAACCACTTCGCTGAAAGCAGTAAATATCCGCACAGAAACCCACAAAAACGTAAATGGTGTAAGATTAAAAAAAGAATCATATGCCTATCTGGATTATAGTCAATTTCAGCAACTGGTTGCCTCTCTTACACATCCGGCCAAAACCTATCTGAATTTCAACCAATCGCATGAAGTTAATCTACAAGGGAAAAATACTCCGGCTGGTGCTTTAACCATTGGCCGTGCTGCACCGGCGGCTACTGATGTAAATATGGCATATGGCAGGTATTTTACTAAAGCTGAAGTAGATAGCCAGGCGAAAGTAGCATATGTTAATCATGTTCTGGCCAGCCACCTGATGGGCAAAGATTCGCTTTCAGGTTTACTAAGGCAGAAAATTACTTTTAGCAATAAAGAAGTTCAGGTCATTGGCATACTGGCTCCTTCGGAATACCCATCCGAACAAGCACAATTGTTTACGCCGATCACGTTATTTTCCAAAGAAGAATTAGCTGCTGAGCCTCCTTTCTGCACCATTATAGCAGATGAAGTAGAAGCGGTTCCGGCCATCAAAGTACAAGTAGAAAAATGGCTCAGCCAGCAGTTTAAGGGGAAAGAAACAGACTTTGTAGTGGCCACTAATGAAATGAGGGTAAAACAAGCCGCCCAGGGATTTCTGCTGTTTAGGATCGTAATGGGCTTAATCGTGGGGATTTCCGTGATTGTAGGTGGTATTGGCGTGATGAATGTATTGCTTATCTCTGTAACTGAACGGACGGTAGAGATTGGCGTAAGAAAAGCATTGGGAGCAAAAAAACAGGATATTCTGCTGCAATTTCTGGCCGAATCCGTCAGCATTAGTTTGTTTGGCAGTTTCCTGGGCCTGGTGTTGGGAATACTCAGTACGATGGTGATAATTCCAGTCATTAAAATGCTTACCCAGGCTCCTTTTCAGGCGGCATATACCCTCACTACTTTCCTCATTATTGCTGCTATCGCTATTCTGATCGGAATTGTTTTTGGTACTTATCCGGCTGTACGAGCCGCCAGATTAGATCCGGTAGAAGCCATCCGGAGGGAGTAA